One region of Leishmania panamensis strain MHOM/PA/94/PSC-1 chromosome 28 sequence genomic DNA includes:
- a CDS encoding hypothetical protein (TriTrypDB/GeneDB-style sysID: LpmP.28.0180), protein MLGMLDKERLGHNGLFGLLAGGVIGQYEHLIPRIFGPLTRHITPCLLALGLQQLLVTPLILWSYFNAMTAGRGGLSDPSFMREHSFGAHRRHDLASVERHILYDVMPYPLLVSWGVYTPLFILAYIGQHRASTVLSCCLHVPWCGLLSHMQKTDLL, encoded by the coding sequence ATGTTGGGGATGCTGGACAAGGAGCGCCTCGGACATAATGGACTCTTCGGACTCCTGGCTGGTGGCGTTATCGGGCAGTACGAGCACCTCATCCCCCGTATCTTTGGCCCATTAACACGTCACATAACACCGTGTCTATTGGCACTTGGgctccagcagctgttgGTGACGCCTCTCATCCTTTGGTCCTACTTTAACGCGATGACCGCAGGGCGCGGAGGGCTAAGCGACCCGAGCTTTATGAGAGAACACAGCTTTGGTGCGCATCGACGACACGACCTCGCCAGCGTGGAGCGTCACATCCTTTATGATGTGATGCCGTATCCGCTTCTCGTTTCGTGGGGCGTGTACACGCCGCTCTTTATTCTGGCGTACATTGGTCAACACCGTGCATCCACGGTCCTTTCGTGCTGCCTCCACGTGCCGTGGTGCGGCCTCCTTTCCCACATGCAGAAGACTGACCTCCTTTAG
- a CDS encoding hypothetical protein (TriTrypDB/GeneDB-style sysID: LpmP.28.0190), protein MPITDEDRQVCTPLDGPSSSEEEPQVPQAMCNAEFRKSVDESQVREWQEEETAYLKHEGWCENRLIILMQEAFRCSNQNLKQEFHSGAISADEYATRAAGLKDSLQRIKKEYRRTLLRTRDRKGDLPSIANKAVTCIASVYPWCSSGFILGFEENVKFGELEDMVGCGGRRCAQLTSTMSQQSTHVALAPSLDKAPMSKVPFSAVYPEQPNAPAPPSGGQAARRHRQHLTAPRVTVPPLQPLCQLFPNGMTVGGSPLLMSPHTATLAGAVSPASGSVLVESSNRSFFVVSPKSLSPNLQASVPPASIAGPVHNDELRLLEKCQLVVQGMAFVSHSLASSIFISSRRATIASTRMQKRLELAKDQVQFSASFPAPCATVVGAPAFPPPPASLMTNISFPNINSMKLDMRAAGSRATTLGRCISHVMPCASLLRAPGGDSFRADPSSNAPGEPSSPAYAQSVAASGEYSVGYPMCFASCHPSQVGCNNMHRDRRSLYSLSLSMPPVSLEEEKYVKQLW, encoded by the coding sequence ATGCCCATTACTGATGAGGATCGGCAGGTGTGCACCCCGCTTGACggaccctcctcctccgaggAGGAGCCCCAGGTGCCACAAGCCATGTGCAACGCCGAGTTCCGCAAGTCGGTTGATGAAAGTCAGGTGCGGGAgtggcaggaggaggagacagcTTACTTGAAGCATGAGGGCTGGTGCGAGAACCGCCTTATCATCCTCATGCAAGAGGCATTCCGATGCAGCAACCAAAACCTGAAGCAGGAGTTCCACTCCGGCGCCATTTCGGCAGATGAATATGCCACCCGTGCGGCGGGGCTCAAAGATTCGCTGCAGCGGATCAAGAAAGAGTATCGCCGAACTCTGCTGCGTACACGAGATCGAAAGGGTGACTTGCCCAGCATTGCGAACAAGGCTGTCACGTGCATCGCTTCCGTGTACCcatggtgcagcagcggctttATATTGGGGTTTGAGGAGAATGTGAAGTTTGGGGAGTTGGAGGACATGGTGGGTTGCGGGGGCCGACGTTGCGCCCAACTGACGTCCACGATGTCCCAGCAGTCCACCCATGTCGCCCTGGCTCCTTCTCTTGACAAGGCTCCCATGTCAAAGGTGCCGTTCTCTGCCGTGTACCCCGAGCAGCCTAATGCGCCCGCGCCTCCGAGTGGTGGTCAGGCGGCCCGGCGTCATAGGCAGCATCTCACCGCGCCCCGCGTCACTGTCCCTCCTCTACAGCCTCTTTGCCAGCTCTTTCCGAATGGGATGACTGTAGGCGGGTCTCCGCTCCTGATGTCCCCGCATACCGCGACTTTGGCCGGTGCCGTCTCACCTGCTAGCGGATCTGTGCTGGTGGAGAGCTCAAACCGCAGCTTCTTTGTCGTCTCCCCCAAATCCCTGTCCCCCAACTTGCAGGCATCGGTGCCACCAGCGTCGATAGCTGGCCCAGTTCATAACGACGAGCTTCGATTACTAGAGAAGTGTCAGCTGGTTGTGCAGGGGATGGCTTTTGTGTCGCATTCGTTAGCATCGAGCATTTTCATCTCGAGTCGGCGCGCCACTATCGCGTCGACTCGGATGCAAAAGCGACTGGAACTTGCCAAGGACCAGGTGCAGTTTTCAGCGTCGTTTCCCGCGCCCTGCGCTACCGTGGTGGGTGCGCCGGCTTTCCCACCCCCACCTGCCTCCCTCATGACGAACATCTCTTTTCCGAATATTAACTCGATGAAACTTGACATGAGAGCTGCAGGCTCCAGAGCGACCACTTTGGGCCGTTGCATCAGTCACGTCATGCCctgcgcgtcgctgctccgCGCTCCTGGGGGCGACTCCTTCCGCGCAGACCCCTCCTCGAACGCTCCCGGAGAACCCAGTTCTCCCGCGTACGCACAGTCAGTGGCCGCTTCGGGCGAGTACTCTGTGGGATACCCTATGTGCTTCGCCTCGTGCCACCCTAGCCAGGTTGGATGCAATAACATGCATCGAGACCGCAGGAGCCTCTACTCACTTTCCCTTTCGATGCCGCCTGTGTcactggaggaggaaaagtaTGTTAAACAGCTGTGGTGA